In Carya illinoinensis cultivar Pawnee chromosome 7, C.illinoinensisPawnee_v1, whole genome shotgun sequence, the following are encoded in one genomic region:
- the LOC122316156 gene encoding ammonium transporter 2 member 3-like: MVDLRRELDAYPAAAAARAATAPSGKDTTVAFSLLAPDVQTTELDASSDDSESDDEVPNDGLTDDQSSPPWNNKGDSAWQVTAATLVCLQSFPGLVILYGGMVKKKWAVNSAFMVLYAFAAVLLCWVLWAHQMSFGTKLCSIVGVPDFALAQNFLLIQSKHGHMPMAIYVYYQFGFAVITVILLAGSLLGRMNFFAWMMFVPLWLTLCYTIGAFTIWGDGFLESFIIDYAGDFVIHLSSGVAGFTTAYWVIDMKT, translated from the exons atggtcg aTTTGCGGCGAGAGCTCGATGcctatcctgcagcagcagcagcgagagcagcgactgcaccatctggaaAGGACACAACAGTCGCATTCTCATTGCTAGCGCCGGATGTACAGACCAcagagctggatgctagctcggatgatagtgagagcgATGATGAGGTACCtaatgatggtctcacagacgatcag TCTTCTCCACCATGGAACAACAAAGGAGATAGTGCTTGGCAGGTCACAGCAGCAACTTTGGTGTGCTTGCAAAGCTTTCCTGGGCTGGTTATCCTTTATGGGGGTATGGTGAAGAAGAAATGGGCTGTGAATTCTGCATTCATGGTGCTTTATGCATTTGCTGCAGTTCTCCTCTGCTGGGTTTTGTGGGCACATCAAATGTCCTTTGGCACCAAGCTCTGCTCAATCGTGGGAGTGCCCGATTTCGCACTGGCACAGAACTTTCTCTTAATCCAATCTAAACATGGGCATATGCCAATGGCTATCTATGTCTATTATCAATTTGGTTTTGCTGTCATTACTGTCATATTGCTTGCTGGGTCTCTGCTAGGGAGGATGAACTTCTTCGCATGGATGATGTTTGTTCCTTTGTGGCTCACCTTGTGTTACACAATTGGAGCTTTCACTATTTGGGGTGATGGGTTTCTTGAATCATTCATCATTGACTATGCAGGCGATTTCGTTATTCATCTTTCTTCTGGGGTGGCTGGTTTCACTACTGCTTACTGGGTAATCGACATGAAAACCTAA